The Lactuca sativa cultivar Salinas chromosome 2, Lsat_Salinas_v11, whole genome shotgun sequence genome includes a window with the following:
- the LOC111884022 gene encoding WRKY transcription factor 55, translating to MHLNPNLFTTIFVAYNPPRFSYRSHQHHIHTLDHHNSKKRTQKSAMEEIVSLIFHGRKLVKDLEEALPNIPNQPYLLISLCDEISRVFGDARERLSLVVQEYGHHEPPPTMEVGGGSGSMPEWLRSSHATDMVLPEQLVQLHHGLEAIANQELGGGNVEAQGTDVGHSSLPRTRRRKHEADRRTFRIPAPRMGNTEVPPEDGYTWRKYGQKEILGSRFPRGYYRCTHQKLYNCPAKKQVQKLDNDPNTFEVTYRGDHTCIMSSTAPSMPPLPSAAAEAVPIQSLPSHHDHLPPSSSQTPQWLSMDIKQSVGDLYSITHRHHGMQTYRNQSADIGGEAAGPSSPTTRYVEYGTGMTDLDLVDTMFNSGSSSNNSMELIFPQKEETKDGGDKTN from the exons ATGCATCTAAATCCTAATCTTTTCACCACCATTTTTGTTGCTTACAACCCTCCAAGATTTAGTTACAGATCGCACCAACATCATATTCATACTCTTGATCATCACAATTCGAAAAAGAGGACCCAGAAATCAGCCATGGAAGAGATTGTTTCTTTGATCTTTCATGGGCGTAAGTTGGTTAAAGATCTTGAAGAAGCGCTGCCCAACATACCGAACCAACCCTACCTTCTTATCAGTTTATGTGATGAGATTAGTAGGGTTTTTGGTGATGCAAGGGAGCGGTTGAGTTTGGTTGTGCAGGAGTATGGCCACCATGAgccaccaccaacaatggaggttGGTGGTGGTAGTGGATCTATGCCGGAATGGCTGAGGAGTTCGCATGCAACAGATATGGTGCTACCGGAGCAACTAGTTCAACTGCACCATGGGTTGGAGGCCATTGCTAACCAAGAATTAGGGGGCGGAAATGTGGAGGCTCAGGGGACGGATGTAGGTCATTCTTCATTGCCCCGAACACGTAGAAG AAAACATGAAGCAGATAGACGTACATTCAGAATACCAGCTCCCAGGATGGGGAACACAGAAGTTCCACCAGAGGACGGCTACACTTGGAGAAAATATGGTCAAAAGGAAATTCTCGGGTCAAGGTTTCCAAG GGGATATTACAGATGTACCCATCAAAAGTTATACAACTGTCCAGCCAAAAAACAAGTTCAAAAACTAGATAACGACCCCAATACATTTGAAGTGACGTACCGAGGTGACCATACATGTATCATGTCCTCCACTGCGCCGTCGATGCCGCCACTACCATCAGCAGCAGCGGAGGCTGTACCCATCCAATCTCTACCATCTCATCATGATCATttgccaccttcttcttcacagaCCCCTCAATGGTTATCCATGGATATCAAACAGTCGGTGGGAGATCTTTACAGTATTACTCATCGTCATCATGGCATGCAAACGTATAGGAATCAATCAGCTGATATTGGTGGCGAAGCTGCAGGTCCATCATCTCCGACGACTAGATATGTTGAGTATGGTACTGGAATGACAGATTTGGATTTGGTTGATACGATGTTTAACTCCGGGAGTAGCAGCAATAATAGTATGGAACTCATTTTTCCTCAAAAGGAAGAAACAAAGGACGGTGGAGACAAGACAAATTAG